GGCATTCGAGCAGGTCCTGTCCTATATCGCGACGACCGGCTTGAAGACGCCGATCCTCTTCGACGACTACTACGGCGCCGATGAGGTCATCACGTCCTCGGACCCGATCCAGGTGTGGGACCCCGTTAACCCTGGCAATAACGTCGCCTCCAGCTACAACGACATGGAACGGCGCCGCCTGGTGGACGCCGCCGCCTCTGCACTGGACTCCGTGTCCTGGGCCGCGATGGCTCCCACGAAAGCCGAGGCCGCCGATGCGTGGCGCGAGCTCTTCGGCCCCACCTTTCCCGGAGTGTGAGTACCCGTGACCGTCTCCATCACCCGCAACGCCAGTTTCACAATCACCGACGCCCGCTACGTCGGCGCCAAGGTCGGGACCGACCTACGTCTGCTGAACAACCTGTACGGCAAGCCCGCACTCGCCGACATCCCCAACTACGTCGAGGAAGTCGCCCTACTGCTCAAGAACGGCTACCTGGACACCGTCGACTACGGCTTCCGCAAGCAGGACGGCGAGTCGTGGCTGCTGCGTCTGCGCTACCGCGCCACCACAGGGGGCCAACTGCTCGACACCCGCCCCGGCAGCCTGCCGACCAGCGTCGCAGTCTCGGGTCTGAGCTTCTACAGCTACCTGACCTACAGCCGGTCCTTCCACTCGCTGAACGCGACCGAGAGATCGAGCTTCGAGGATGGCCTTCCGTTCCAGAGAACGGGCGCGCCCGAACCGACTGCATCGTCAGGCACGACTACCAACGGCAACGGATACAGCCGGGCCGGCAGCGGTGTCACCCGAGATATCTATCTCGCTCTGTAACTCCCACCCCTCGCAGAACGGATGCGCCGCATGGCCAGCCAGGACGACCTGTTCCACCCGGTGATCGAACTGCCCGAGCCGGTCCGCCACAACCGCTACCGGAGGCTGGTCGGGCTCGACGACGTCAAACTGCGGCTGCGCAAGGAGGCAGCGATGCTGGCCGACCCGCGCCGGCTGCAGGACTGGGCAGAGACACACCATCGAGGCGGCCGCGTGGCGGCGCTGGATCTGTTCGCCGACCGAGCGCCGCTGTTCGTGTTCGCCGGCGACGTCGGGTCCGGCAAATCCGCTCTGGCCGAGTCCTTCGGCTGTGATCTGGCCGAGTACCTGGACCTGCCGGTCCTGCTCTACCGACTCAAATTGTCCACACGCGGCAGCGGCCTGGTCGGCGAGATGACCACCCTTATCGGCGAGGCCTTCGCACACCTGCAGCACGAAGGCAAGCGAGCCCTGGGAACGCGCGGCGCGTCATCGGTCCTGGTGTTCGTCGTCGACGAGGCCGATGCCCTGGCCCAGTCACGTGAAGCGCGGCAGATGCACCACGAGGACCGAGCCGGCGTGGATGCGTTCCTGGCGGGCATCGACGGCTTGGCCGGAGCGAAGGTCCCGGTCCTC
This genomic window from Actinospica robiniae DSM 44927 contains:
- a CDS encoding AAA family ATPase translates to MASQDDLFHPVIELPEPVRHNRYRRLVGLDDVKLRLRKEAAMLADPRRLQDWAETHHRGGRVAALDLFADRAPLFVFAGDVGSGKSALAESFGCDLAEYLDLPVLLYRLKLSTRGSGLVGEMTTLIGEAFAHLQHEGKRALGTRGASSVLVFVVDEADALAQSREARQMHHEDRAGVDAFLAGIDGLAGAKVPVLVVMCTNRVGALDPAIMRRAAAVFTFGRPDDQQRRSVLEHALLGLGIQGDTVAKLVELTGPTRDRPGYTYSDLTQRLIPAAILQAFPDQPIRDAELLTLAAEMSPSPIFTEQAS